DNA sequence from the Malus sylvestris chromosome 10, drMalSylv7.2, whole genome shotgun sequence genome:
aaatactCTTATTCTAAATAACATATTTATATGCCAAATAATTGGATAACTTCAAATTAATGTCGTTAGTAATATTATTTGGAACATaataaaaccttaatagtaatTACCCTATAAGCATTAattatttgttgttttcttaatccctatgattattattattattttttttttttttgaagcaaaGTTACGATATTCATTAAACAACTTAGAGTACGTACAAACTAAGAATAGTGTGCATAATGAGCCTCAATAAAAATCTTGCCGGGAATTTCAGCACgattgaaggaaaaaaacatCCCGCACATCAATAGACCTATCCTCAAATGAACAATAGAAATGGAAATTACAATCCCTCCCCAATGGGAATATCTTGGATCAAATCCGGAAGCTCCTCGAATCAGAATACTTCATGAGCACTACTAATCCCTATACGAGCAAGTCGATGCGCTGCCAAGTTACCTTCCCGCTGGATATATGACTGATCGACAAAGTCGCCCAACCCACAAGGAAACACCTCAAATAATTTATTATGGGACCAAAAGCTAAGCAGTCATCCCCTTGCCCCTTCATGGCGGCCAACACAAAACTAGCATCTCCTTCAAAGTTAACCTTCACCTCCGCCGGACATTGACTCTTAGCCAACAACAGCGGTAATAAACTCCCCCAAGTGGTTACGAATCACAACCCCAAAACCTCCCCGGAGCCCGCTTTGACTCCAGGCCCCGTCAAAGTTACACTTGATCCAACCCTCCTCAGGTTTCCGCCACTTCTGAACCTCCCGAATAGACCGCTTTGCTGCTGGCTTGTGCCATTTGTGATATTCCTGCATCCAACCCTCGGTTCTAAGCACAATCTCGTGCGGTGGTAACAAAGAGCCGTTCCATAGTACATCATTTCTATGCTTCCGTAGAGCCCAGATCAACATCAAACAAAGTTCAAACCCCGGAGTAGGAACCTGTAGATTTATATTGGCTAACCCTATGATTATTAAAGAAACATGAAATTCAAGAAACACAACACAGGTCCTTTTGCTAGCAGTGGATGGTGGTGGCCGGCAAAAGTGAAATTATAGTAAATATCTAAGGGCATAACGGATAAGAACAATTAATTCTGATTCTTCTATATCTTGGAAATTGAATTACCACCTCCAATTAAGGAgtcaaattcattcaaaatgaaaatttgaaatccatATTTTGTGTGGGTCCCACCTTTCTTTTTATTCACTCAAGTTTAGTAAACGAAGGTCAGAATCTAATTCCGTATTTTAATTCCGATTACAGGTTCATAAACACGCCACCAATATATTTagtcagaaaaaaaaattatgttgaattttattgagagaaaattgaatttcaaggaCTACAATCATATATTCAGTATATTTAATCAGAATTCAGAAAATAAATTCTGCAGTTCTACATAAACAAAAATCAGAAATATACATAAATACAACCTTTTACAAATCTTCAATAAAAATACAGTTTTTCACTAAACAAACAATAACGGGGCACTAAAGGGACACTAAAACGTGTTTTATTGCCTGTATAAAGCCCCATATGAAAGGCAAAGTCTGATCCTTTCCATCCCCTGGTTAATAAATTTACCCAATGAAAGTTTGCAGCAAGACTTCACAGTATGTGTTTTTCGAATTAACGTTATGCGGAGGTCCTAGATAAGCTACTTAGAGTGTCATAAATGGAGTCGATTTCAGTATGAGACCGGCTTGTTGCTGCAAACAAAAGGTGTTTAGGTGCTTCTGCTCTATCGAAATAAAATGCTCCCGATACAAGTTTTTCTTTAGGCTGTAAAGCCAACCAAATTACGGTGTCTGCACCTTGCTCGTTCGTTCTAAGCTTTCCCGATAGCCTAAAACAAATTTAGAAGAAAAATGGAAGATTAGATATAAAGCAGAAGAAAATAGATCGCAGATACAAATAAGAGATGGAAAATGTTAAAGATTTCGTACGCTTTAGAGAAACTTGGCAAACTCTTGGCAACCCCCGGTGTCTCAGCCCAACCTGGGTGCATTGAGTAGAATCCAATCcccttgtttttgtttatatCAGCCCATTTCTCTGTTAACGCCACCTGAATAAGAACAATGTTAGCTCCAGAAATAGCTGAAAAAGTTCTTACTCGAACTGACCAACAGCTCACATCCACACATATAAACTTCTGTTAATTAAGCACTTATACTTATCTGGGAACCTAGTAGTGTACCCCTAAGCCCAAATATCATATCCCGGggataaaaaaaagaaaggcaGTTGTTTCCTTTCCCTTACTTTTATCATTTGCTGAGTAAAAGTACTTCGTAATTGTAGattatatacaaacataatCAATACTATCATCTGGTATTTCTTAGTGTTAACAACATTCCATGATAGTGTCAACTGTGAATCTACCAAATTACTAGCACTGAAACTTCTTAGGAGAAACCAGAAGGAATGTCGGTAAATTTCCTCAATTTAAGACGTAACTACCAAATTCAAACGAAATCATTGCTACCAAAACCAAGAACTACCATTTGTTATAATAACTCCGTCTAATATGTTGGAAGAGAACTCAAGGCTAAGGTTCAGAGTACACTGCATTCTGATTCATGTTATGTGGCATATGTATCAGAAATTTTTGTGCAAATAGAAGTTTTAAGAACTTGCTCAGTTGAATGCATTAGTTTTCCTCCGCTTAAATTCAGTAGAAATAATCGAATCACAGTATTCAGATCATCCTTTTTGGCATCTTCTGAAACATATCATAAAGAGGataaaaaatcactaaaataATGCAAATATATTATCTCTTAAAGGGATCAAACCTGAACTCTCTTGTTTCGACCATATTGTTCCACGCCATTAAAGTTCCCATCACCAAACTGCA
Encoded proteins:
- the LOC126587381 gene encoding uncharacterized protein LOC126587381, with the translated sequence MGLYTGLANINLQVPTPGFELCLMLIWALRKHRNDVLWNGSLLPPHEIVLRTEGWMQEYHKWHKPAAKRSIREVQKWRKPEEGWIKCNFDGAWSQSGLRGGFGVVIRNHLGEFITAVVG